CAAAGTTACAAGGTCATAACCTattgctgttaaaaaaaaagaagaaaacgggaAAACAATTCACAACCAAATATCTATAGCTAAGTGTCAAAACCTTGAAGCCTAATTTTAGGTTACCAGCACAATTTCTAACCTTGTATAAACTTAGGACCGTACTATTTAACGACTATATCAACGTATCCGGGAATACAAATAAATGCAGTAATCGAAACAGTGATGTCAGAGGAGCGGACAAGGTTCAACAGAAGAACACGAAGAAGAAGCTCGACTTGCCGCCTGGTAAGACGCTTTTGGCATCGCTTCCCTAGCTAGAAGGTTATATTGCTGAAAACGTACAGTCGTGCGAACTGCGTATAACCTTTATGATAGCTATTACGCTCGGGGTTTCAAGTGTTTATGCAATAAAATCATGTTTTCCTTGCCAGCCGGATCACGAGTGTCGCGGGCGATATAGTTGGCCCCATATGTAAGAAAATGGGTGGGCAAACTGCTGAGGGCGCCTGCACAACGGACAATAATctcattaaaaaataaaatgataaaATGCAAGGCCGTGCTTGATAACCGTTGATAAGAGTCTCCGTTTTTCTGACTGACAGGCACACGAGAAAGGTAGAAAGAGTCTCTTTGAGTTCAAGCTGATAGTGAAGGATCGCGCTCGCTTTGTAATGTAAACAAGGGCTGTTTGTGACGCTCTTAAAGGGGACAATCTCTTGCGCATATCATATACATATTGCACTGACGTCCTTCCATATGGTACAGGGGTCTTTGAAGCGCCGTCGTTACATAGCCCTTGGACGACGTCAGGGACCCTGCTCTTGCCTAGAGGCTTGAACAATTATGAAAGATCTTATACATAAACGTTGGGCCCTACACCAACTTTCTAGTATAGTATAGAGGCGCAAAATAGATTACATAATAACACTCATGTTTAGTGTACGCTCGCTCgacctttaagaggaagctttagctttggGGCCAGCTTTTCCTTTTGTGCTTTTCCTTTTGTGCAATGCTAAGGACTTCGGCATGTACTGATCACAAGACAGTAGACTTGCTAGAGTGAAAATGAATGATTTAGGGCACACTGCTCTTGCCGAAACATTCACACTCTTATAGACTTATAGACATTGCCATTCAAATAGGttcatgtaaaacgcagaaagactcagaaaaaattcaccgaacgtcagtaaggaaaaaaaaaaaaaagaggcatgaGTTCACAAATATGCAGCTCTTTACCACAAGCAGACATCCAAGTTTAGTAAACTGCAACTGTTAGAGCTTCTAAAGCGGAGAAACTTGATATACTTGGCAGGGTGGCTGAGTGGGCAAGTTGGGCATCCATAATCGCAAGCGTACAGCACGAAAGTTAAACGTAGACGATGCCACTGACatggacaagcgctgactgccaattGAAGTTTTATTATCAATGCGGGGAATTTATGCAAGGAAGTGAAATGGCTAGCCTGAAAACATGAAACAGAAAATCAGACGAGTAAGTAGTGAGAGTGAGTCAGGCAACTCTATTCGGTTTCTTGACATCAGGCGTATGCGTTTTATGTAGACTTCACTTGGCTGGATGTATGAGCGTTGCACAATGAAACCGCTTCTGACATTCAACCCTGCCCATACTAAATTGGATAATAGAGGCAATGTCAACTACTACTTTTCTAACTGCCCTTGACCGATCATGACATCATCCTATGGGTACCATCTTCAAAACTCAAGTGGTttgccttaaagggaccctgaaacgcttttgacgattttctacaaacgtattGAGGTGTTAGAGTAGGtgcttctgatcattaattgacacatctaagtgccccgcgtaaagcgggtaatttattataaggttttaaaaatgcacatcgctgccgatcgcagcacactgctcggtggaattttaagccgcccctacccatatgatcgaaatcacccatacgacgtcagtggggcgagctatccgattggctgacaaggacgcgtgatcgataatttttccaactttatggtacaCAAATGATtttcataatagttggaatgtaggtaatttgtttttatgcaaagaaagtaacataaagagaatgcacaagaataatttttcagtacacttaagcacttccggcacacagcaagtgtcgtctgcttgtgttacaacgtactccattttgacgagagctccgcggtcagagtcggtctcaatcttttcgcgagcactatgattcgactttgttaccttgtggactgcaaacgtagcgactggcaatgcgtcaagctgcgacatcgtgtccctctgcaaggcagcgtacgagcgaactggctgctgcgcatcggactgccgctatccgatcggcaccaggatttgcgcttttgtggccgtcactttacacttgaagattactaacgcaatagtgtttcgcgagtccggtattagggcaaatgcaagcgcaaggggacagggtctggccgcttgactgtgccgtaacgggatgagccttgagatgagcagaagggcaaatgtgaatggtctgcacggtgcagccacctggtggcacagagctcaaccatacacagtagcagcaacgaagtgtattcttctttgttgctggtgtgtatttttcgcaggagtgtaatcatcaacgcgttatttttataaatgtttaaaatattttacacttggttagagcaatattagcgctttgtttggctggttaggcgctgcgccaacaagtgtatggaccgtgcagaccgatcaggccgctcacgtacgtctacgctaaagttcgttcatcagcttgagtttatgcctccagtcatttgccgaaatgaccagcttgcctatggttaccggaatacaagacacgttcggcgctacgacagaatgctcgcaacgcacgctgcttcgatagctttcGCTTAGGGTCGACGGCCAAGCTGCTAGCGGCGAGGTCTCGCGTGGGCGGGGGCGGAGgcaggctccaaaacaaccggaagtggacgatgtgacgtcgcatcgtgacgctgaaacagtgaaggcggagcttagccccgctcgctcggcgaacgagttgaggaggaaaagcatggctagggaggagggtaacttctaatcgcctgtagctccattaatacgcaacgcttcacttaaatagtggtgcgaatgttctacttaaagggaagctgaaaggttttccagaaaaaaatgagtgaacatgtgtacataatggttttcaaccctccgaattcgaatatcatatcgaaattgagcgaaagaaagcgcaaatatattttatttcgacgaaaagtgcagcagcggacacgcccagctcgcgcgtctcgtttccgcctgtgattggtcgggcgacccgtgacgtcaactttagcgaccggccgctgccgctccacatgaagcgcggtgccaggtagtttggtgccgtaatggaaaattaagaggtaatagaaaatttagagagactgcgtttttctgaagagttcgacgttgctccctacatgtacgagccgattgcaaagagccggcctctcgaagaagcaaacgatgctggtgcgagcagtgctttcgacgagaacgaaagcgaagtcttgggatctcctcgtgttggaaatgctctttggtgagtatgttttttgcaaagcgatctagtgatctcgccgatctttcgccggtctagtgagctcgtttccggtcaaacaactgcagtgttgtgttcctgcatgcctcctcgtggaacgtaagcggggatgcgatcgtcggcatttgtgcgctgtccaaagctgtcggcaacctacaaagacggttcaaacgcgtgaaaagcttcccggttcatgcagtacgtgtagtgaccttcatctgtgcgccatccacaCACTACAcataaccgaagtcgtaaaggcggcgaattccgtcggctacgtgagacggtcggtttctcgctgtgcgcgagagacggggggagcgtagcgtcctggcgtgcgccggctttccagcacatgcaaactctacatttgcactgcgttatggtagctgcgtgcaggctgttttacaacacacgtgcaaatagaaaattcgcggcgctttgcgacgaaacctgcgtcgagggcgggaaataaacatgcaccttccgttcagcgtgctaacatgaaggagctcgcagtaaatcaaaatccaggtttgggcgagttcgtgtattcataaggccttccaacaccagttatcatcagtcagtccgcactcgtgccgtctttgttttcgttgctccgatcttttcgcgctgcgtttagaaagcctgctagtggaaattctggtgataatcgtcgtcacggaagtggttggagcacagcagtgtagttcttgagggcttgaaattctttcgctttacagcagcctcccacttccttaaaagcttcttgtcttgtgggaagcaatggaagacaacatcgtcgcggccgctggtgttcgtgcaaccgtaggctgcacacacagacggcatgatcggcccaccacatcagttgatgctgcgcacgttgaccaccactctacatacacacagacgcaccaacaaagaaatgcagggtcgatcgaagcagattacgacggcacgcacgcagaaacaagcacggtcaggcacggtcgcgcaggctgcgaaggagcaaaacactaaagttgacgtcacaacaccgcggtttccggtctccgctcgcatcgtcagcgtcagcagcagcgcgcggcattcgacggggggcggagctacagcgcaatttcaaccgacgattacgtcgctcctatttgaaaaaaaaaaaaccaaatttgacctacatggttatTAAGGTTCCCggatccgtatatgagcgtcttattgaattcgacagactcttcagcttccctttaagctgaaccctacgcgtctacaaaatttggccgaaccgtttcaggggccctttggCTGCAGACGATCCGGATCCACATTTAGTGTTCGTAGCTGAGTCTATCCGCTGGAAAAGGAAGGCCCGGTGAAGTGACAGCGGTTAGGCGAATGGGAGGAATACACGAATGTACGATAAAGTTACAGTGATCCCATACAAGCATCAGTTGTCGGATCACCGGAAGATGGTCGATCAAAGCGACGGTGACAGGTAGTTtttggagcgcagctcttaagcacCCGTTCCTGTGTTGAGCGTCGCCGTGCCCCGCCGTCCCTCGGCGTGGTACCTCGGCGTCGAAGGATGAGTGATTTCATCGAAGCATGAAAGAGCGCAGcagcggatgaaagacggcgagagcgaaaagagcgcgaggaggaaaccAAAGGAAGCCACCtcgaagcaccaccagatggcactccCGTCCGCGCATCCGTGGAAACCGGCCGTGCGGGGAATAAAAAAATatccagaaagctcgccttcgcgtgCAGCGTTCGTCGCAAGCGTTTTCCGGCAAAGATTACGTTTTCATAAagtgcagttgccgggaagagGCAGCTGTGTGACCGGTCTATATAGCGCCACACGTCGCGGCTCTGCCACTCAGTGCAGTGGTTGGTGCGATGCCTCtatataccgcgaaatgaaaacacttatagAACTGCGCTAATATTTCGCGTTAGGGAGGGACTAAACGCTTGTGCAACGTCAGACAGAAGACCAAGTATGGTGACTGTACACAGAAGGTTGTGTACACAATTTAACTTTCCTGCGGCGCTTGTTACGTGGGGCACACTGATAGATGCCTTAATCAATCTTTGCAGAAATACGCGCGCAATGTGCGCAAGGGcaatgaagttcttttttttttttgcacagcatACTAGCACGCGCAGCTGTATTCTTTGGTTCTAAAGAACGTCAGTTATTCACAGGCACCAGGATGATCGTACCTGCATCACTCCTATGCAATGCCAGATTCTGGATACTtatagggtaaataaataaaattaaataaatatagggtaaataaaggaaatgaaatgaaatttaatGTTAAAGTCGCACAATTAGCTCTGCGTCAGCAAGCCATCCACTGCTCTAACAAAAAAGAACTCAAGTTTTTTGTAAGTCGGACGTACGGTTGGAATGCACTCTCACATTTGTTTTAGTATATATATCTTGTTCTTGCtgtttgttgatttttttttgcgACTCACTCGTCTATTTGTCTCCTTTCCTCTTCAGCAGTTTGTTTTTCAGGTAGCTCTATCCCACCCTAGCGTAAGTTCTGCGCATTGATAATAAAACTTTATTTTGGTAGTCAGCGGTTGTCCTTTTTGATTGTTTTGTTCACTAACCTTCGCGCTGCACACTCACGATtataacccgccgcggtggcttagcggctatggtgttgcactcctaagcacgaggttgctttatcaaatcccggtcgcgtcggatgcatttcgatgggggcgaaatgcaaaagcacccgtgtcccttgcattgatagcgcgttaaagaacccttggtggtgaaaattaatccggagtcttcaGCTACGGCGTGCATCACAATGAAatggtagttttggcacgtaaagcccaagAATTCAATTCATTCACGATTATTGATTGAGTTTACATGTTACGTGGAATTGTCACAATGTCTGCAAGCGTTTTGCGAAAGCTATATTCACAAATTAGCGGTATGTACGGTCCGAGAATGATATATAATGCAAaaattttgtgcgctttagatATTTTACTCGGTGCAGTTTGCGGAAATGTGATACCGTTCTGTATTACTCGTTTACAGATATAAACATCATAGTTGAGTTTTCAGAAATTTTCTATAGTTTTGTATGGAAACGATATCATAAACAGTAATTTTGCTTCCTACAGCCATACCTTTAAACGTATTTTTTTAATTGCGACAAACTCTGTGAAATACGGTGAGGTGGCTACCGAAAAAAGATCCCTCTGTTAACAAGTACTTACATAGGAGCACTCGAGGCAAATCTGCCATGCAAGCTGAAATTCTGTAAATATAGATGCTGCGATTTTCTTGAAAGTGGCCTAAACATTCAGTCATTTCTAGCGGAATATCCTCGAATAAGGTACATTTTTCTCTTTGCAAATAGCTTTTGCTTCCAAATATTTCAACCATGACACGTCATGTTTACATAAAGGATTGTAAGCAGATGTTTTCGCGTTACAAAATGCCTCTCGTTAGACGGAGTATTTGTTCTGCAGGATGCTGGATATGTTGGCGCTACGAAGGCAACATAACGATTATGCGGTTTCTGGAACGTGCTACGCTACTATTTTCGCGCATTCCAGTTTCAGCAATGATAGCGGGAAGGCTCAATCAGTTATTAGGTGCTACAAGCAAGGTTTATTTTACGTTGCTACCAATGGGCATTGTTCCTTTGGGGTCAAGTTTCTGGCGTTTGTCGTGTACATGGGCTAGCCGTTAGCTACACGTCTCCGTTCTGTTGATGTCAGGTTAGCATTCGGCAGAGCCACGAGGCACTGATTTTTTAGGGCGATTACGCAGCACTTATTACGTGTCCTCGTCATGTTCATTCGTGTTTTCACGGAAAAGCGAGTTGTGTATGACATGAATTCCAGGCTCGAACGTCTATTTTTTTCGACTTGTGTTTTTGTCACCGAGTCCTGCAGTAATGCGGCGGATCGCATTCTCGTTATCTGCCTGCTGTTGCTTGGGGAACCACGTAAATATAGGTAATACCAGTAGCGGTATATGACTCAACGTCTCTATTAAAATAAATCGTTTATGTGACACAAATCTATTAGAATTGAGAGGAAAGCATCTTAGATGCCTTATCCCGCACTATATATAGTGCACTTCAATGTAATGCATTCGTGTGGTGTTTCTAAGTTGGAAATTTCTTGAAATATTTTTGTTTCTACCGGACAGTCCGCCAGTCCTTAAGCAAGTCTGATGACTTGTACCAATGGAAAGCTGGATTCTGCCCTATACCGGCCGTCACAAGTTGTCACGGAAGGACGATCACAAAGCGATGGCGAGACCAGATCGTGCTTCACCTTTGGCAGGCGTCGGCCGTCCTGGGCGAACCATGGCAGGCGTCGAGAGCATGCTGGGCCAACCAAGCGCACAGCCAGAGAACACCGCCGCGAGCCCTGCTGGACGACCCGCTGTCGGCCAACCTGGGCGGGCCATGGCTGTCGTCGGGAGCATGCGCTGGGCCAAGAGCACAGGCAAAGAGCACCACCGCGTCCATTGCAGGGCGACCCGCTGTCGGCCACCCTGGGCGGAGCGTGTCAGTCGTTGGGAGCATGCGCTTGGCCAAGAGCGCAGGCAAAGAGCGCCGCCGCGTCCGCTGCTGGACGACCCGCTGTCGGCCAGCCTGGGCGGACCATTGCTGTCGTCGGGAGCATGCGCTGGGCCAAGCGCACTGGCAAAGAGCCCCGTCGCGTCCCCTGCTGGGCGACCCACTGTCGGCCACCCTGGGCGGACCATGGCTGTCGTCGGGAGCATGCGCCGGGGCAAGGGCGCCGGCAAAGAGCGCCACCGCGTCCCCTGCTGGACGACCCGCTGTCGGCCAGCCTGGGCGGACCATTGCTGTCGTCGGGAGCATGCGCTGGGGCAAGGGCGCAGGCAAAGAGCACTGCCGCGTCCCCTGCTGGACGACCCGCTGTCGGCCCCCCTGGGCGGACCATTGCTGTCGTCGGGAGCATGCGCTGGGCCAAGCGCACTGGCAAAGAGCCCCGTCGCGTCCCCTGCTGGGCGACCCACTGTCGGCCACCCTGGGCGGACCATGGCTGTCGTCGGGAGCATGCGCCGGGGCAAGGGCGCCGGCAAAGAGCGCCACCGCGTCCCCTGCTGGACGACCCGCTGTCGGCCAGCCTGGGCGGACCATTGCTGTCGTCGGGAGCATGCGCTGGGGCAAGGGCGCAGGCAAAGAGCACTGCCGCGTCCCCTGCTGGACGACCCGCTGTCGGCCCCCCTGGGCGGACCATGGCTGTCGTCGGGAGCATGCGCTGGGGCAAGGGCGCAGGCAAAGAGCGCCGCCGCGTCCCCTGCTGGACGACCCGCTGTCGGCCAGCCTGGGCGGACCATTGCTGTCGTCGGGAGCATGCGCTGGGGCAAGGGCGCAGGCAAAGAGCGCCGCCGCGTCCCCTGCTGGACGACCCGCTGTCGGCCCCCCTGGGCGGACCATTGCTGTCGTCGGGAGCATGCGCTGGGGCAAGGGCGCAGGCAAAGAGCACTGCCGCGTCCCCTGCTGGACGACCCGCTGTCGGCCCCCCTGGGCGGACCATTGCTGTCGTCGGGAGCATGCGCTGGGGCAAGGGCGCAGGCAAAGAGCGCCGCCGCGTCCCCTGCTGGACGACCCGCTGTCGGCCAGCCTGGGCGGACCATTGCTGTCGTCGGGAGCATGCGCTGGGGCAAGGGCGCAGGCAAAGAGCGCCGCCGCGTCCCCTGCTGGACGACCCGCTGTCGGCCCCCCTGGGCGGACCATGGCTGTCGTCGGGAGCATGCGCTGGGGCAAGGGCGCAGGCAAAGAGCGCCGCCGCGTCCCCTGCTGGACGACCCGCTGTCGGCCAGCCTGGGCGGACCATGGCTGTCGTCGGGAGCATGCGCTGGGGCAAGGGCGCAGGCAAAGAGCGCCGCCGCGTCCCCTGCTGGACGACCCGCTGTCGGCCAGCCTGGGCGGACCATTGCTGTCGTCGGGAGCATGCGCTGGGGCAAGGGCGCAGGCAAAGAGCACTGCCGCGTCCCCTGCTGGACGACCCGCTGTCGGCCCCCCTGGGCGGACCATGGCTGTCGTCGGGAGCATGCGCTGGGGCAAGGGCGCAGGCAAAGAGCGCCGCCGCGTCCCCTGCTGGACGACCCGCTGTCGGCCAGCCTGGGCGGACCATTGCTGTCGTCGGGAGCATGCGCTGGGGCAAGGGCGCAGGCAAAGAGCACTGCCGCGTCCCCTGCTGGACGACCCGCTGTCGGCCAGCCTGGGCGGACCATTGCTGTCGTCGGGAGCATGCGCTGGGCCAAGCGCACTGGCAAAGAGCCCCGCCGCGTCCCCTGCTGGACGACCCGCTGACGGCCAGCCTGGGCGGACCATTGCTGTCGTCGGGAGCATGCGCTGGGCCaagcgcgctggcaaagagcccCGCCGCGTCCCCTGCTGGGCGACCCGCTGTCGTCCACCCTGGGTGGTGGACGACCCGCTGTCGGCCACCCATGGGCGGAACATTGCAGTTGTCGGGAGCATGCGCTGGGCCaagcgcgctggcaaagagcccCGCCGCATCCCCTGCTGGGCGACCCACTGTCGGCCACCCTGGGCAGACCATGGCTGTCTTTGGGAGCATGCGCTGGGCCCAGGGCGCAGGCAAATTTCATCGTCGCGTCTCCTGTTGGGCGACCTGCTGTCGGCCACCCTGGGCGGAGCATGTCAGTTGTCGGGAGCATGCGTTGGGCCAAGGGCGCAGGCAAAGATCACTGCCGTGTCCCCTGCTGGGCGTCCCGCTGTCGGCCACCCTGGGCGGACCATTGCTGTCGTCGGGAACATGCGCTGGGCCTAGGGCGCAGGCAAAGATCACCGCCGCGTGCCCTGCTGGGCGACCCACTGTCGGCCAACCTGGGCGGGCCATGGCTGTCCTCGGGAGCATGCGCTGGGGCAAGGGCGCGGGGCAAAGAGCACTACCGCGTCCCCTGCTGAACGACCCACGGTCGGCCTCCCTGAGCGGAACATGGCAGTCGTCGGGAGCAAGCACTGGGGCAAGGGCGCAGGCAAGGAGCACTGCCGCGTCCCCTGCTGGGCGACCCGCTGTCGGCCACCCTGGGCGGACCATGGCTGTCGTCGGAAGCATGCGCTGGGCTCAGGGCGCAGGCAAATTGCATCGTCGCGTCCCCTGTTGGGCGACCCGCTGTGGGCCACCCTGGGCGGAGCATGTCAGTCGTTGGGAGCATGCGCTGTGCCAAGGGCGCAGGCGAAGAGCACCGCCGCATCCCCTGCTGGGCGACCCGCTATCGGCCACCCCGGGCGGACCATGGTTGTCGTCGGGAGCATGCGCTGGCGGAAGGGCATAGGCAAAGAGCACCGCCGTGTCCCCTGCTGGGCGACCCACTGTCGGCCACCCTGGGCGGAGCATTTCAGTCGTCAGGAGCATGTGCTGGGCCAAGCGCACTGAGAAAGGACAGCACCGTGACCCCTGCTGGAGGACCCGCTGTCAGCCATCCTGGGCGAACCATGGTAGTCGTCGGGAGCATGCGCTGGGCCCAGCGCGCAGGCAAAGAACACCGCCGCCACCACTGCTGGACGACCTGCTGTCGGCCACCCTGGGCGAACCATGGCATTCGATGGGAGGATGCACTCAGTCAAGCGCGCAGGCAAGGAAGCCCGCCGCAACCTC
This Dermacentor albipictus isolate Rhodes 1998 colony chromosome 1, USDA_Dalb.pri_finalv2, whole genome shotgun sequence DNA region includes the following protein-coding sequences:
- the LOC139060152 gene encoding uncharacterized protein is translated as MRRGSLPARLAQRMLPTTAMFRPWVADSGSSTTQGGRQRVAQQGTRRGSLPARLAQRMLPTTAMVRPGWPSAGRPAGDAAGLFASALGPAHAPDDSNGPPRLADSGSSSRGRGSALCLRPCPSACSRRQQWSAQAGRQRVVQQGTRRRSLPAPLPQRMLPTTAMVRPGGPTAGRPAGDAAVLFACALAPAHAPDDSNGPPRLADSGSSSRGRGGALCLRPCPSACSRRQPWSAQAGRQRVVQQGTRRRSLPAPLPQRMLPTTAMVRPGGPTAGRPAGDAAALFACALAPAHAPDDSNGPPRLADSGSSSRGRGGALCLRPCPSACSRRQQWSAQGGRQRVVQQGTRQCSLPAPLPQRMLPTTAMVRPGGPTAGRPAGDAAALFACALAPAHAPDDSNGPPRLADSGSSSRGRGGALCLRPCPSACSRRQPWSAQGGRQRVVQQGTRQCSLPAPLPQRMLPTTAMVRPGWPTAGRPAGDAVALFAGALAPAHAPDDSHGPPRVADSGSPSRGRDGALCQCAWPSACSRRQQWSAQGGRQRVVQQGTRQCSLPAPLPQRMLPTTAMVRPGWPTAGRPAGDAVALFAGALAPAHAPDDSHGPPRVADSGSPSRGRDGALCQCAWPSACSRRQQWSAQAGRQRVVQQRTRRRSLPALLAKRMLPTTDTLRPGWPTAGRPAMDAVVLFACALGPAHAPDDSHGPPRLADSGSSSRARGGVLWLCAWLAQHALDACHGSPRTADACQRYARAWHERHAGTWRSMFHRSASRARRQLLGEAGPVEVSVCLRSTCEQQTIRILCHLDSEVPIMPASKPRSKHVFGDMRCRRDVVEQPRQGRVVGLGGSFPQPLHPTPSMAAVNLSYVVSEHKDLQATAMALDSGGQYAVLAGRRYIALVNLDSPDITVKKSVRQSKFEVSTAEWNPHLADAFLLAVMRA